Proteins from a single region of Takifugu rubripes chromosome 4, fTakRub1.2, whole genome shotgun sequence:
- the perp gene encoding p53 apoptosis effector related to PMP-22 has translation MFRCGIAYPRCRWILPLLLLFAIIFDIIAIAATSGWVEDEDAKTHYANMWDEYRGRNGAWEQSSLMQYAWAKAVAALMIIGLLVLIVAFIISCVALCCSLNIPLLPFVGVLLIVVVVLQVIALIIYPVKFNELIFEGNYYYTWAYGFGWGATILCIGCAILFCCLPRYEDELTGLAKTKYIYSSA, from the exons ATGTTTCGCTGCGGGATAGCCTACCCCCGCTGCAGGTGGAtcctgcccctgctgctgctcttcgcCATTATTTTTGACATAATCGCCATCGCCGCCACCTCCGGATGGGTCGAGGACGAGGACGCGAAGACCCACTACGCCAATATGTGGGACGAGTACCGAGGCAGGAACGGTGCGTGGGAGCAGTCGTCCCTCATGCAGTATG cctggGCCAAAGCCGTCGCCGCTCTGATGATCATCggcctcctcgtcctcatcgtcgccttcatcatctcctgcGTGGcgctctgctgctcgctcaACATCCCCCTCCTGCCCTTCGTGGGGGTGCTGTTGATCGTTGTCG TGGTCCTTCAGGTCATCGCCCTCATCATCTACCCCGTCAAGTTCAACGAGCTGATCTTCGAGGGCAACTATTACTACACCTGGGCGTACGGCTTCGGCTGGGGTGCCACCATCCTCTGCATCGGCTGCGCCATCCTCTTCTGCTGCCTGCCGCGCTACGAGGACGAGCTGACCGGCCTGGCCAAGACCAAATACATCTACTCCTCGGCCTAA
- the LOC101062306 gene encoding transmembrane protein 26 isoform X1, translating to MQQSSVTDLFKLIRAIIVRALFILVALTGVWRVTWVKKDLTYWFLTFLLLPLVLEMIITLRNRKGKDYKWFSPAIFLFMVSIIPSIWVLELHQQNKDSEPPCKRLDSLENIRLLVDQNITATNQTYPDYLKVPSGSPVSKNLHPQCDFLDCKQDVNICLFQRLDPRSSSDPPHSADCGKVASSPGRRSHTGRALAASAHFRGHRGRYPGIYQRDAVGHQVEVLRLSVLFEHKSETFLLKPIFIFHALPRESSPQLVHIILAVWTWSMLQFPLHLAVVNSKPGSEAEEGLQDESLWHKHSTDIWSIVEVLFIQDGPFLVVRLTVMIYYEVFHQMLVFFAIKNFLVIILNLYRLFVLCQDFRLSRGRTVHSGADL from the exons ATGCAGCAGTCCAGCGTGACCGATCTGTTCAAGTTGATCCGAGCGATCATCGTCAGAGCTCTGTTCATCCTGGTGGCTCTAACCGGCGTATGGAGGGTGACATGGGTGAAGAAAGACCTCACTTACTGGTTCCTGACATTCCTCCTGCTGCCGCTCGTCCTCGAAATGATAATAACGCTGAGGAACCGCAAAGGGAAAGATTACAAATG GTTTTCCCCTGCTATCTTTCTCTTCATGGTCAGTATCATTCCCTCCATATGGGTTCTGGAGCTCCAccagcagaacaaagacagCGAACCGCCG TGCAAAAGGCTGGATTCCTTGGAAAACATCCGCCTGCTGGTTGATCAGAACATCACAGCGACCAACCAGACGTATCCCGACTACCTGAAA GTTCCTTCAGGTTCACCAGTTTCCAAAAACCTGCATCCTCAGTGTGACTTCCTTG ATTGTAAACAAGATGTTAACATCTGTCTGTTCCAACGACTGGATCCTCGCTCTTCATCAGATCCTCCTCATTCTGCTGATTGTGGGAAAGTGGCTTCTTCCCCTGGGAGGCGGAGTCACACGGGACGAGCTCTCGCAGCTTCTGCTCATTTTCGTGGGCACCGCGGCAGATATCCTGGAATTTACCAGCGAGACGCTGTTGGACATCAAGTGGAGGTTTTGCGGTTGTCCGTCCTGTTCGAGCATAAATCTGAAACATTTCTTCTAAAAccaatttttattttccatgccCTGCCCAGGGAGAGTAGTCCTCAGCTGGTTCACATCATCCTGGCTGTATGGACTTGGAGCATGCTTCAATTCCCGCTGCATCTGGCCG tgGTGAACTCTAAGCCTGGGAGTGAAGCTGAGGAGGGGCTGCAGGATGAATCCCTATGGCATAAACACAGCACGGACATATGGAGCATTGTGGAGGTCCTGTTTATTCAGGACGGGCCTTTCCTGGTGGTCAGGCTCACTGTCATGATCTACTACGAAGTCTTCCACCAGATGCTGGTTTTCTTTGCAATCAAGAACTTCCTGGTGATCATACTGAACCTGTACAGGTTGTTTGTTTTATGCCAGGACTTCAGACTCTCCAGAGGCAGGACTGTCCATAGCGGTGCTGATCTATGA
- the LOC101062306 gene encoding transmembrane protein 26 isoform X2: MQQSSVTDLFKLIRAIIVRALFILVALTGVWRVTWVKKDLTYWFLTFLLLPLVLEMIITLRNRKGKDYKWFSPAIFLFMVSIIPSIWVLELHQQNKDSEPPCKRLDSLENIRLLVDQNITATNQTYPDYLKIVNKMLTSVCSNDWILALHQILLILLIVGKWLLPLGGGVTRDELSQLLLIFVGTAADILEFTSETLLDIKWRESSPQLVHIILAVWTWSMLQFPLHLAVVNSKPGSEAEEGLQDESLWHKHSTDIWSIVEVLFIQDGPFLVVRLTVMIYYEVFHQMLVFFAIKNFLVIILNLYRLFVLCQDFRLSRGRTVHSGADL, from the exons ATGCAGCAGTCCAGCGTGACCGATCTGTTCAAGTTGATCCGAGCGATCATCGTCAGAGCTCTGTTCATCCTGGTGGCTCTAACCGGCGTATGGAGGGTGACATGGGTGAAGAAAGACCTCACTTACTGGTTCCTGACATTCCTCCTGCTGCCGCTCGTCCTCGAAATGATAATAACGCTGAGGAACCGCAAAGGGAAAGATTACAAATG GTTTTCCCCTGCTATCTTTCTCTTCATGGTCAGTATCATTCCCTCCATATGGGTTCTGGAGCTCCAccagcagaacaaagacagCGAACCGCCG TGCAAAAGGCTGGATTCCTTGGAAAACATCCGCCTGCTGGTTGATCAGAACATCACAGCGACCAACCAGACGTATCCCGACTACCTGAAA ATTGTAAACAAGATGTTAACATCTGTCTGTTCCAACGACTGGATCCTCGCTCTTCATCAGATCCTCCTCATTCTGCTGATTGTGGGAAAGTGGCTTCTTCCCCTGGGAGGCGGAGTCACACGGGACGAGCTCTCGCAGCTTCTGCTCATTTTCGTGGGCACCGCGGCAGATATCCTGGAATTTACCAGCGAGACGCTGTTGGACATCAAGTGGAG GGAGAGTAGTCCTCAGCTGGTTCACATCATCCTGGCTGTATGGACTTGGAGCATGCTTCAATTCCCGCTGCATCTGGCCG tgGTGAACTCTAAGCCTGGGAGTGAAGCTGAGGAGGGGCTGCAGGATGAATCCCTATGGCATAAACACAGCACGGACATATGGAGCATTGTGGAGGTCCTGTTTATTCAGGACGGGCCTTTCCTGGTGGTCAGGCTCACTGTCATGATCTACTACGAAGTCTTCCACCAGATGCTGGTTTTCTTTGCAATCAAGAACTTCCTGGTGATCATACTGAACCTGTACAGGTTGTTTGTTTTATGCCAGGACTTCAGACTCTCCAGAGGCAGGACTGTCCATAGCGGTGCTGATCTATGA